In Rutidosis leptorrhynchoides isolate AG116_Rl617_1_P2 chromosome 2, CSIRO_AGI_Rlap_v1, whole genome shotgun sequence, one genomic interval encodes:
- the LOC139887935 gene encoding uncharacterized protein At1g01500-like: MGLQLIDKTMDTRFENGHVNGNGYGNGYHVSRHNSYHPVSKVSLAWLDLRVFYIRISKCDINNESTPEYLTLNHVPLNRDTLLEVNGVRTSIYSDGVSTLLRRDRLDKKSEEVTFVSTDSFRTSGSVKFEVFDKDVLLVSGVLDMCHSNGVNSESSECVSVWRMECETDMVSGNGLLKGKCNKGLEMGPPSIEVCLAGSFSGSPIILTKSLEVSCRKKQTRKGVLEAIPENETMVNREEGSSSCLSFKYGCKLKRHIRVQVM, from the exons GGCTACCACGTGTCAAGACACAATTCGTACCATCCGGTCTCAAAGGTATCATTAGCTTGGTTAGATTTAAGAGTTTTCTACATTAGAATTAGCAAATGTGATATAAACAATGAATCCACTCCTGAATATCTCACACTTAACCATGTCCCACTTAACCGGGATACTTTACTTGAAGTTAACGGCGTTAGGACTAGCATTTACTCCGATGGCGTATCAACCCTTTTAAGACGAGACCGGTTAGACAAAAAGTCCGAGGAAGTTACATTTGTTAGTACGGATAGTTTTAGAACATCAGGAAGTGTTAAGTTTGAGGTTTTCGATAAGGATGTTTTGTTAGTTTCTGGTGTGCTCGATATGTGTCATAGTAATGGAGTTAATAGTGAATCGAGTGAGTGTGTTTCTGTGTGGAGAATGGAATGTGAAACGGATATGGTTTCCGGAAACGGGTTGTTGAAAGGTAAATGTAATAAGGGTCTTGAAATGGGTCCACCGTCGATTGAGGTTTGTTTGGCGGGTAGTTTTTCGGGTAGTCCGATAATATTGACGAAAAGTTTAGAAGTTAGTTGTCGAAAGAAGCAAACGAGGAAGGGTGTGCTTGAAGCTATTCCGGAAAATGAAACAATGGTGAATAGAGAAGAGGGTTCATCATCCTGTCTTTCTTTTAAG TACGGATGTAAATTGAAACGCCATATAAGAGTACAAGTTATGTAA